The following are encoded in a window of Sminthopsis crassicaudata isolate SCR6 chromosome 5, ASM4859323v1, whole genome shotgun sequence genomic DNA:
- the STAC3 gene encoding SH3 and cysteine-rich domain-containing protein 3 isoform X3: MRMTEKEVLDSPKSFAAETPKSGLQRLKQLFRKETVGKKEMELPPEPQANGEAVGAQGGPIYYIYEEEEEEEEEEEKEPPPEPPKPVNDKPHKFKDHFFKKPKFCDVCARMIVLNNKFGLRCKNCKTNIHEHCQSFVEMQRCFGKIPPGFRRAYSSPLYSDQQYACVKDLLSNRNDPVFETLRTGVIMANKERKKGQADKKNPLAAMMEEEPEAPKTEEGKPQAGNPEGDKKTVKKTAEDKNKQPGFQQSHYFVALYRFKALEKDDLDFPPGEKITVIDDSNEEWWRGKIGEKVGFFPQNFIIRVRAGERVHRVTRSFVGNREIGQITLKKDQIVVQKGDEAGGYVKVYTGRKVGLFPTDFLEEI, encoded by the exons ATGAG gatgacagaaaaggaaGTCCTGGATTCCCCTAAATCCTTCGCAGCAGAAACACCAAAGAGTGGG CTACAGAGGCTGAAGCAGTTATTCAGGAAGGAGACAGTAGGAAAAAAGGAGATGGAGCTCCCCCCTGAGCCCCAGGCCAATGGGGAGGCAGTAGGGGCTCAAGGGGGACCCATCTACTACATctatgaggaggaagaagaggaagaggaggaagaggagaaggagccGCCCCCTGAACCCCCTAAGCCTGTCAATGACAAGCCCCACAAGTTCAAAGATCATTTCTTTAAGAAGCCCAAATTCTGTGATGTCTGTGCCAGAATGATTGTTC TTAACAACAAATTTGGGCTACGGTGCAAGAACTGCAAAACCAATATCCACGAACACTGCCAGTCCTTTGTGGAGATGCAGAGATGCTTTGGCAAGATT CCGCCTGGTTTCCGCCGTGCCTATAGTTCTCCACTCTATAGCGACCAGCAATATGCCTGTGTCAAGGACCTACTCT CCAACCGAAACGACCCTGTTTTTGAGACACTTCGAACTGGAGTGATCATGGCAAACAAAGAGCGGAAAAAGGGACAAGCAGACAAGAAGAAT CCCCTAGCAGCTATGATGGAGGAGGAGCCAGAAGCCCCCAAAACTGAGGAAGGAAAACCCCAGGCTG GAAATCCAGAGGGAGACAAGAAGACTGTCAAGAAGACTGCTGAAGACAAA AACAAGCAGCCTGGATTCCAGCAGTCTCATTACTTTGTGGCTCTCTATCGGTTCAAGGCTTTGGAAAAGGATGATCTGGACTTCCC ACCTGGAGAGAAAATCACTGTCATTGATGACTCTAATGAGGAATGGTGGCGG GGCAAAATTGGGGAGAAGGTTGGATTTTTCCCCCAGAACTTCATCATCCGAGTCAGGGCTGGTGAACGGGTACACCGGGTGACTAGATCCTTTGTGGGAAATCGTGAAATTGGGCAGATAACACTCAAGAAGGACCAG ATTGTGGTGCAGAAAGGGGATGAAGCTGGTGGCTATGTCAAAGTCTACACTGGTCGAAAGGTGGGACTGTTTCCCACTGACTTTCTGGAGGAAATTTAG
- the STAC3 gene encoding SH3 and cysteine-rich domain-containing protein 3 isoform X1 yields MNATELLAQPLSSTFPPKSFLILCWQVMGEMTEKEVLDSPKSFAAETPKSGLQRLKQLFRKETVGKKEMELPPEPQANGEAVGAQGGPIYYIYEEEEEEEEEEEKEPPPEPPKPVNDKPHKFKDHFFKKPKFCDVCARMIVLNNKFGLRCKNCKTNIHEHCQSFVEMQRCFGKIPPGFRRAYSSPLYSDQQYACVKDLLSNRNDPVFETLRTGVIMANKERKKGQADKKNPLAAMMEEEPEAPKTEEGKPQAGNPEGDKKTVKKTAEDKNKQPGFQQSHYFVALYRFKALEKDDLDFPPGEKITVIDDSNEEWWRGKIGEKVGFFPQNFIIRVRAGERVHRVTRSFVGNREIGQITLKKDQIVVQKGDEAGGYVKVYTGRKVGLFPTDFLEEI; encoded by the exons ATGAATGCAACTGAGTTATTGGCCCAGCCCCTGTCTTCCACTTTTCCCCCGAAGTCTTTTCTAATTCTGTGCTGGCAAGTAATGGGGGA gatgacagaaaaggaaGTCCTGGATTCCCCTAAATCCTTCGCAGCAGAAACACCAAAGAGTGGG CTACAGAGGCTGAAGCAGTTATTCAGGAAGGAGACAGTAGGAAAAAAGGAGATGGAGCTCCCCCCTGAGCCCCAGGCCAATGGGGAGGCAGTAGGGGCTCAAGGGGGACCCATCTACTACATctatgaggaggaagaagaggaagaggaggaagaggagaaggagccGCCCCCTGAACCCCCTAAGCCTGTCAATGACAAGCCCCACAAGTTCAAAGATCATTTCTTTAAGAAGCCCAAATTCTGTGATGTCTGTGCCAGAATGATTGTTC TTAACAACAAATTTGGGCTACGGTGCAAGAACTGCAAAACCAATATCCACGAACACTGCCAGTCCTTTGTGGAGATGCAGAGATGCTTTGGCAAGATT CCGCCTGGTTTCCGCCGTGCCTATAGTTCTCCACTCTATAGCGACCAGCAATATGCCTGTGTCAAGGACCTACTCT CCAACCGAAACGACCCTGTTTTTGAGACACTTCGAACTGGAGTGATCATGGCAAACAAAGAGCGGAAAAAGGGACAAGCAGACAAGAAGAAT CCCCTAGCAGCTATGATGGAGGAGGAGCCAGAAGCCCCCAAAACTGAGGAAGGAAAACCCCAGGCTG GAAATCCAGAGGGAGACAAGAAGACTGTCAAGAAGACTGCTGAAGACAAA AACAAGCAGCCTGGATTCCAGCAGTCTCATTACTTTGTGGCTCTCTATCGGTTCAAGGCTTTGGAAAAGGATGATCTGGACTTCCC ACCTGGAGAGAAAATCACTGTCATTGATGACTCTAATGAGGAATGGTGGCGG GGCAAAATTGGGGAGAAGGTTGGATTTTTCCCCCAGAACTTCATCATCCGAGTCAGGGCTGGTGAACGGGTACACCGGGTGACTAGATCCTTTGTGGGAAATCGTGAAATTGGGCAGATAACACTCAAGAAGGACCAG ATTGTGGTGCAGAAAGGGGATGAAGCTGGTGGCTATGTCAAAGTCTACACTGGTCGAAAGGTGGGACTGTTTCCCACTGACTTTCTGGAGGAAATTTAG
- the STAC3 gene encoding SH3 and cysteine-rich domain-containing protein 3 isoform X4, with translation MTEKEVLDSPKSFAAETPKSGLQRLKQLFRKETVGKKEMELPPEPQANGEAVGAQGGPIYYIYEEEEEEEEEEEKEPPPEPPKPVNDKPHKFKDHFFKKPKFCDVCARMIVLNNKFGLRCKNCKTNIHEHCQSFVEMQRCFGKIPPGFRRAYSSPLYSDQQYACVKDLLSNRNDPVFETLRTGVIMANKERKKGQADKKNPLAAMMEEEPEAPKTEEGKPQAGNPEGDKKTVKKTAEDKNKQPGFQQSHYFVALYRFKALEKDDLDFPPGEKITVIDDSNEEWWRGKIGEKVGFFPQNFIIRVRAGERVHRVTRSFVGNREIGQITLKKDQIVVQKGDEAGGYVKVYTGRKVGLFPTDFLEEI, from the exons atgacagaaaaggaaGTCCTGGATTCCCCTAAATCCTTCGCAGCAGAAACACCAAAGAGTGGG CTACAGAGGCTGAAGCAGTTATTCAGGAAGGAGACAGTAGGAAAAAAGGAGATGGAGCTCCCCCCTGAGCCCCAGGCCAATGGGGAGGCAGTAGGGGCTCAAGGGGGACCCATCTACTACATctatgaggaggaagaagaggaagaggaggaagaggagaaggagccGCCCCCTGAACCCCCTAAGCCTGTCAATGACAAGCCCCACAAGTTCAAAGATCATTTCTTTAAGAAGCCCAAATTCTGTGATGTCTGTGCCAGAATGATTGTTC TTAACAACAAATTTGGGCTACGGTGCAAGAACTGCAAAACCAATATCCACGAACACTGCCAGTCCTTTGTGGAGATGCAGAGATGCTTTGGCAAGATT CCGCCTGGTTTCCGCCGTGCCTATAGTTCTCCACTCTATAGCGACCAGCAATATGCCTGTGTCAAGGACCTACTCT CCAACCGAAACGACCCTGTTTTTGAGACACTTCGAACTGGAGTGATCATGGCAAACAAAGAGCGGAAAAAGGGACAAGCAGACAAGAAGAAT CCCCTAGCAGCTATGATGGAGGAGGAGCCAGAAGCCCCCAAAACTGAGGAAGGAAAACCCCAGGCTG GAAATCCAGAGGGAGACAAGAAGACTGTCAAGAAGACTGCTGAAGACAAA AACAAGCAGCCTGGATTCCAGCAGTCTCATTACTTTGTGGCTCTCTATCGGTTCAAGGCTTTGGAAAAGGATGATCTGGACTTCCC ACCTGGAGAGAAAATCACTGTCATTGATGACTCTAATGAGGAATGGTGGCGG GGCAAAATTGGGGAGAAGGTTGGATTTTTCCCCCAGAACTTCATCATCCGAGTCAGGGCTGGTGAACGGGTACACCGGGTGACTAGATCCTTTGTGGGAAATCGTGAAATTGGGCAGATAACACTCAAGAAGGACCAG ATTGTGGTGCAGAAAGGGGATGAAGCTGGTGGCTATGTCAAAGTCTACACTGGTCGAAAGGTGGGACTGTTTCCCACTGACTTTCTGGAGGAAATTTAG
- the STAC3 gene encoding SH3 and cysteine-rich domain-containing protein 3 isoform X2, protein MKNLQWDPHSCRMTEKEVLDSPKSFAAETPKSGLQRLKQLFRKETVGKKEMELPPEPQANGEAVGAQGGPIYYIYEEEEEEEEEEEKEPPPEPPKPVNDKPHKFKDHFFKKPKFCDVCARMIVLNNKFGLRCKNCKTNIHEHCQSFVEMQRCFGKIPPGFRRAYSSPLYSDQQYACVKDLLSNRNDPVFETLRTGVIMANKERKKGQADKKNPLAAMMEEEPEAPKTEEGKPQAGNPEGDKKTVKKTAEDKNKQPGFQQSHYFVALYRFKALEKDDLDFPPGEKITVIDDSNEEWWRGKIGEKVGFFPQNFIIRVRAGERVHRVTRSFVGNREIGQITLKKDQIVVQKGDEAGGYVKVYTGRKVGLFPTDFLEEI, encoded by the exons ATGAAGAATCTACAGTGGGATCCTCACTCTTGtaggatgacagaaaaggaaGTCCTGGATTCCCCTAAATCCTTCGCAGCAGAAACACCAAAGAGTGGG CTACAGAGGCTGAAGCAGTTATTCAGGAAGGAGACAGTAGGAAAAAAGGAGATGGAGCTCCCCCCTGAGCCCCAGGCCAATGGGGAGGCAGTAGGGGCTCAAGGGGGACCCATCTACTACATctatgaggaggaagaagaggaagaggaggaagaggagaaggagccGCCCCCTGAACCCCCTAAGCCTGTCAATGACAAGCCCCACAAGTTCAAAGATCATTTCTTTAAGAAGCCCAAATTCTGTGATGTCTGTGCCAGAATGATTGTTC TTAACAACAAATTTGGGCTACGGTGCAAGAACTGCAAAACCAATATCCACGAACACTGCCAGTCCTTTGTGGAGATGCAGAGATGCTTTGGCAAGATT CCGCCTGGTTTCCGCCGTGCCTATAGTTCTCCACTCTATAGCGACCAGCAATATGCCTGTGTCAAGGACCTACTCT CCAACCGAAACGACCCTGTTTTTGAGACACTTCGAACTGGAGTGATCATGGCAAACAAAGAGCGGAAAAAGGGACAAGCAGACAAGAAGAAT CCCCTAGCAGCTATGATGGAGGAGGAGCCAGAAGCCCCCAAAACTGAGGAAGGAAAACCCCAGGCTG GAAATCCAGAGGGAGACAAGAAGACTGTCAAGAAGACTGCTGAAGACAAA AACAAGCAGCCTGGATTCCAGCAGTCTCATTACTTTGTGGCTCTCTATCGGTTCAAGGCTTTGGAAAAGGATGATCTGGACTTCCC ACCTGGAGAGAAAATCACTGTCATTGATGACTCTAATGAGGAATGGTGGCGG GGCAAAATTGGGGAGAAGGTTGGATTTTTCCCCCAGAACTTCATCATCCGAGTCAGGGCTGGTGAACGGGTACACCGGGTGACTAGATCCTTTGTGGGAAATCGTGAAATTGGGCAGATAACACTCAAGAAGGACCAG ATTGTGGTGCAGAAAGGGGATGAAGCTGGTGGCTATGTCAAAGTCTACACTGGTCGAAAGGTGGGACTGTTTCCCACTGACTTTCTGGAGGAAATTTAG
- the STAC3 gene encoding SH3 and cysteine-rich domain-containing protein 3 isoform X5, translating into MTEKEVLDSPKSFAAETPKSGRLKQLFRKETVGKKEMELPPEPQANGEAVGAQGGPIYYIYEEEEEEEEEEEKEPPPEPPKPVNDKPHKFKDHFFKKPKFCDVCARMIVLNNKFGLRCKNCKTNIHEHCQSFVEMQRCFGKIPPGFRRAYSSPLYSDQQYACVKDLLSNRNDPVFETLRTGVIMANKERKKGQADKKNPLAAMMEEEPEAPKTEEGKPQAGNPEGDKKTVKKTAEDKNKQPGFQQSHYFVALYRFKALEKDDLDFPPGEKITVIDDSNEEWWRGKIGEKVGFFPQNFIIRVRAGERVHRVTRSFVGNREIGQITLKKDQIVVQKGDEAGGYVKVYTGRKVGLFPTDFLEEI; encoded by the exons atgacagaaaaggaaGTCCTGGATTCCCCTAAATCCTTCGCAGCAGAAACACCAAAGAGTGGG AGGCTGAAGCAGTTATTCAGGAAGGAGACAGTAGGAAAAAAGGAGATGGAGCTCCCCCCTGAGCCCCAGGCCAATGGGGAGGCAGTAGGGGCTCAAGGGGGACCCATCTACTACATctatgaggaggaagaagaggaagaggaggaagaggagaaggagccGCCCCCTGAACCCCCTAAGCCTGTCAATGACAAGCCCCACAAGTTCAAAGATCATTTCTTTAAGAAGCCCAAATTCTGTGATGTCTGTGCCAGAATGATTGTTC TTAACAACAAATTTGGGCTACGGTGCAAGAACTGCAAAACCAATATCCACGAACACTGCCAGTCCTTTGTGGAGATGCAGAGATGCTTTGGCAAGATT CCGCCTGGTTTCCGCCGTGCCTATAGTTCTCCACTCTATAGCGACCAGCAATATGCCTGTGTCAAGGACCTACTCT CCAACCGAAACGACCCTGTTTTTGAGACACTTCGAACTGGAGTGATCATGGCAAACAAAGAGCGGAAAAAGGGACAAGCAGACAAGAAGAAT CCCCTAGCAGCTATGATGGAGGAGGAGCCAGAAGCCCCCAAAACTGAGGAAGGAAAACCCCAGGCTG GAAATCCAGAGGGAGACAAGAAGACTGTCAAGAAGACTGCTGAAGACAAA AACAAGCAGCCTGGATTCCAGCAGTCTCATTACTTTGTGGCTCTCTATCGGTTCAAGGCTTTGGAAAAGGATGATCTGGACTTCCC ACCTGGAGAGAAAATCACTGTCATTGATGACTCTAATGAGGAATGGTGGCGG GGCAAAATTGGGGAGAAGGTTGGATTTTTCCCCCAGAACTTCATCATCCGAGTCAGGGCTGGTGAACGGGTACACCGGGTGACTAGATCCTTTGTGGGAAATCGTGAAATTGGGCAGATAACACTCAAGAAGGACCAG ATTGTGGTGCAGAAAGGGGATGAAGCTGGTGGCTATGTCAAAGTCTACACTGGTCGAAAGGTGGGACTGTTTCCCACTGACTTTCTGGAGGAAATTTAG